Within Vicia villosa cultivar HV-30 ecotype Madison, WI linkage group LG1, Vvil1.0, whole genome shotgun sequence, the genomic segment GTAATTCTAAAACGATTACATACCGTATAAATAGTAATCGTACGATGTAAAATTGGataattttatcttacaagtGTCGTGGTTGAGTGACTGCTTTGCACACCTTTGAGAAGTATCGCAAAATGCCTTAAAGAGAGTGACATAGTATGCGACTCGACCCTGTAATTTCTTCAATGATAATTTATCAAAGCCCTAAAATAACAATTTTAAGAAGTTTCAAACTGCCATGGCTATTAAAGAAATGATTGGTACTTCTGTGGTTGCTGTCTCTTACAAAATGTCCAAGTTTAACGAAAACCACTTCAAACGTTGGTAACAAAAGATGAAATTCTACTTAACATTGAAAAAGCTTATCAATGTTTTGATCGAGGACATTCCAGTTGATCCTTCTGGATCAACTGAACAAACTAACAACAAACAATTTATGGATTTAGATGGAATTGTTCATTCAAATGAATTAGATTCCACAACTGTGCAGACTAAAGCGAACAATTTACTACCCAGGAAAGAAATCTCCTTATGGAAAGAGAAggattattttttcaaatatcacATTTTAAATGGACTCATTGATGATTTGTATGATTATTATAGTAACAATGAAACCGCAAAACAAGTTTCAGAAGCTCTGAATAAGAAGTATGATATTGAAAAAGATGGATTAACGAATCATGTCGTTAGCCACTACCTCGAGTATCAGAATGTTGATGAAAGTTTTGTGGAAGCTCAATGTCATGAACTTCAAAAGATAGCTCACGAGATCATCATTGAAGCATGCCCTTATGTGAACAAATtcaaattgttattattattgacaAATTGGAAAGATTTTTAAATATCTGCATCGCtacaaaacaaaagaatttttTATTGAGATTCAGATTACTCGCCtttgaattgaataaaaatctCAGAGAAAAGATTAAAAAGATGAAGTCTTGgttgtttcaaataaaaaaattaaattcgatGTGATTCTATAGCCCTTTGGCAAACCTCTAAAGAATCAAAACTGCAATGTTGTGAGTCAAATTAAGAATGAGAATCCTTTAAGGGCCCCAATTGCTCCAATTGCTAGGCATCATCCACCTCCTCAAAGAAATAATGATCCTATTTTTACTTGCTTTACTTATGGAAAATCGGATTATAAGGCTAAGATATGCAAGAGCAGGCGTAAACCTGTTGTTGGCTCTAGTGCACAAGTTAACCTGACTAATGAGCAATTTATTTATACGATCACTAAAATCAACATGGTTGGTAGATTTGATGGTTGGTGGATAGACACTGGAATATGTCGTCATGTCTCTTATGATCGTGCTATATTTAAAACATACATGAATGCTGAAaataagaaagtgttgttgggagaTGCTCATACCACTAATGATGCTGTTATTGGAGATGTGGGTCTGACTTTCACCTGTGAAAATATTTTAATCTTAAAGAATATCATGCATGTTCCTGAGGTTATGAagaatattaattttttgtttcttcTAAATAAGGCATGGTTTTGTCAGTCTATAGGGGCAAATTTGTTAACCATAtctaagaatggtatttttgTTGGGAAATGGCATGTTATTGATGACATGTTTAAGTTGAatgttaatttgaataaaatttctCCTTATGTTTACTCCTTTTGTGATTTTAATGTTTGGCATGCTAGACTTTGTCATGTTAATAAGCATATTATTTCTAATTTAAGTAATTCGGGCCTAATTGAAAATCCAAGAAACACAAAAAaaagggtttgaattgggtttctaATATGATAACTTTTTGCGGACCCAGagataaacataataatgataaaaatacttaataatttttattatggtCAATGTTTACTAAGTTAATCCATTACACTCGCCAGAGTGATTTTGCCTTCTCAATAAGGAACTAAACCACTAATAAATGAGATTACGACTAAAAGACAAACTATCAATGAATTCTCGAGGCTACAAACTAGACTTAGTCCCTCAAGGAATACAGTCCCAAAGACAAACTGTCGATGACTTCTCGAGGCTACAAACTAAACTTAGTCCCTTAAGGAATACAACCAAAGTTACAACACAAAGATTGTGTGTTTATAATAATGCTTCTAAACAAGCTAACTCCTACCTTTATATTCTAGTGTATGTTGATTATGTTACTAAATGGGTCGAGGCAACTACTTGCAGTGCCAACGACGCCCAAACTgttattgattttttgaaaaataatatttttgctAGGTTCGGAATACCCAGAGTTTTGATCAGCGATGGGGGGATACACTTCTGCaacaaatatttggaaaaattctAGAAATATACAATGTTAAACACAAAATACCAATATCATATCATCCTCAGACCCGTGGTCAAGTAGAAGTGTCGAGCAAACAACTTAAATAAATTTTGGAGAAAACATTTGCATCATCAAGGAAATATTGGTCCAAGAAGCTAGATAACGCTCTTTAGGCTTATAAAACAACTTTCAAGACACATTTAGGATTTTATCTGTATCAATTAGTTTATGGAAAGGCATGCCACCTCTCTATGGAACTGGAAATAAAGCTTATTGAGTAGTTAaatttttgaactttgatgaaAAGCTGGCTGAAAGGAAAAAATTACTGAAGTTGGATGAGCTAGAAGAGATGTGTTTATATGCCTATGAAAAtgcattaatttataaataaaggacaaAGAGAAATCACGACAAGAGATTGGTAGGACGATTGTTTCAAATATAGCAACAAGTTTTTCTATTTAACTCTAAACTTAGATTATTTTTTGGAAAATTGAAATAAAAGTTGTTAGGACCTTTTATTGTCACAGAAGTATGTCCATGTGGTGATATAGAAATTCAGGATCCTATTGATATGAGATAGTATCTCTTATACTCGTGGAGCCTTAAAAATACATATGTCAAGCTAATGACGAGAAAAAATGTTGGATTGGAGGCAACCCATCACTTCTGTCAAATTTTATTTACCTTCTTAAGATTTTTTTTCTCgtatttaaattcaataaaaggAGTTCGAGTTACTCATGCATAATCCTCTATTAgttaatttttgtttgaaattaatAAACAAGTTTGCTTATGTTGTTTCTTTACAGAAAATTGCAAATTTAGCATTGAACAGATGAACCAAACAGCATCACCAGAAACAAACTTGATCATCAAGAAAGTTCCCTATGAATTAAAAGTGAAATATGAAAATGGAATCAACAAACTTGTACTTAATCTCCATATACCTCAGTTAGTAAAGTTTGAGCCAGATATTTCCATTGTTTACAATTTCTATCATTAAGTGTATCCAAACTTTACTATTTTTTCAAATTTGAACTATTTCCAATTGAATTTTTCTAGTTTGATTTGCACACTATTAGTTGGATATTTTGACAATCATGAATATGGTTTCAAAATATCATGTTTCGAAGAGAAGCAGGAGATATGGCTTTGTAAGGTCATTACGAGTTCTTTTAATAAAGAATATTTTACCATATCAAAGTGGAGTCCAAATTAATGCCTTCaaagtcaaagaaataaaagaCATAAAATATTTCTGGATATTTGGAAAACATACTTCGACAGTCACGTTGGTTGCGCTTTAGAGCTTTAAGCGGGAAGGTTTGAAATTCAAACTGATTCATTTTGGCCAGAACACGCGTGGAAGTCTCAAAGAATTGAAGCATATGCAAGCATCGAAGGTGGCGTATTTCTGTAGAAacaccgttagggtcgaattagtataaataggggtcttaatgttaggattcagtgtgttaATTTTGTACACAAATCACTCAAATACACTTAAAGTACCAGCGTAAAGAAACGAGTTTTGCTGAGAATGTACGTATAAGAAACACCATCATTATTTTtcaaagttattttattttatcaatacagttatttatataacttttgatttcctttactttttcagTCAATGTCTTTACTTTCAGAGTCATTTCATACGCTTTCTACTTTTCTTTTAAGTTTTCAGTTTGAACCTTTAAATTTCAGTCATTTATAATTCGTAGTCGAAGTCATCTTTATCTACATTTTCATATAGTCATAATATTTATAGAATTCTCATTATCCTCGTAGAAACGAAGTAACATTAAAATATGAATCCaactataaaattaataaaaattagacACAGCCGATCATGTCAGTTACCAAAATACTCAATTAGGAAGACTAACAGTTGTTTATCAGAAATCACTGTAAACACACACACACCGAGGCAGTTTGTTGTTTTAAACTCTAAGCCTTTTTAAGCCAACTTGTATTATTATGAATATCCTTTGCTACCCACTTTGATCTTAGCCCTTATTTCGATGACATAGCCACATATATGAGCCAATTGACTCGAAAGATTAATTCTTTCCACCCTCTCTTTAGAGTTAGGTAGAAAATTTAGTTTTCATATCTTATGAAAAAGAATAAGTTTGGGGTTGCTC encodes:
- the LOC131623765 gene encoding uncharacterized protein LOC131623765, whose protein sequence is MKFYLTLKKLINVLIEDIPVDPSGSTEQTNNKQFMDLDGIVHSNELDSTTVQTKANNLLPRKEISLWKEKDYFFKYHILNGLIDDLYDYYSNNETAKQVSEALNKKYDIEKDGLTNHVVSHYLEYQNVDESFVEAQCHELQKIAHEIIIEACPYPFGKPLKNQNCNVVSQIKNENPLRAPIAPIARHHPPPQRNNDPIFTCFTYGKSDYKAKICKSRRKPVVGSSAQVNLTNEQFIYTITKINMVGRFDGWWIDTGICRHVSYDRAIFKTYMNAENKKVLLGDAHTTNDAVIGDVENCKFSIEQMNQTASPETNLIIKKVPYELKVKYENGINKLVLNLHIPQLVKFEPDISIVYNFYH